A DNA window from Thermodesulfatator atlanticus DSM 21156 contains the following coding sequences:
- the tyrS gene encoding tyrosine--tRNA ligase, with product MTPEEQLEYLKRGTVDIIEEKELLAKLKRSQETGTPLRIKAGFDPTAPDLHLGHTVLLRKMRHFQDLGHEVYFLIGDFTAMIGDPSGRSETRPPLTREQVLENAKTYAEQVFKILDEAKTKVVFNSEWMSKFNAEDFIRLCAKYTVARILEREDFKKRFETGRPIGIHELIYPLIQAYDSVALKADVELGGTDQLFNLLVGRDIQREYGQEPQVIITVPILEGLDGVQKMSKSLGNYVGITEPPQEMFGKIMSISDELMWRYYELLTDVPLEQIARWKEETAQGKINPKDLKMQLAKEIVARYHSPRAAEKAAQEFEKVFAKGGVPDDMPEVKTEAKELYLPRFLKEQGLVKSASEARRLISQGGIHLNGEKVSSEEISLDAGKEYVLRVGKKRFLKIIAL from the coding sequence ATGACCCCTGAAGAGCAACTTGAATACCTTAAACGCGGAACCGTTGATATTATCGAGGAAAAAGAACTCCTTGCAAAACTTAAACGTTCTCAGGAAACAGGCACCCCCCTGCGGATAAAAGCGGGTTTTGACCCCACGGCCCCTGATCTTCATCTTGGTCATACGGTTCTTCTGCGCAAGATGCGCCATTTTCAGGACCTTGGCCACGAAGTTTATTTTCTTATTGGTGACTTTACGGCGATGATCGGTGATCCTTCTGGGCGTTCAGAAACACGTCCGCCCCTTACCCGTGAGCAGGTTCTGGAAAACGCCAAGACTTACGCTGAACAGGTTTTCAAAATCCTTGATGAAGCTAAAACCAAAGTGGTTTTTAACAGCGAGTGGATGTCCAAGTTCAATGCCGAAGATTTTATTCGTTTGTGCGCCAAATACACCGTGGCGCGCATCCTTGAAAGGGAAGACTTCAAAAAACGTTTTGAAACCGGCCGCCCCATTGGCATTCACGAGTTAATTTATCCTTTGATACAGGCTTACGACTCTGTAGCCCTTAAGGCTGATGTAGAGCTTGGGGGCACTGACCAGCTTTTCAACCTCCTTGTAGGGCGCGATATCCAGCGTGAATACGGCCAAGAGCCCCAGGTCATTATTACGGTGCCTATTCTTGAGGGTCTCGACGGGGTACAGAAAATGAGCAAATCGCTCGGCAATTATGTTGGTATTACCGAGCCTCCCCAAGAAATGTTCGGCAAAATTATGTCTATTAGTGATGAGCTCATGTGGCGCTATTACGAACTTTTAACTGATGTTCCCCTTGAACAAATAGCCAGGTGGAAAGAGGAAACCGCTCAAGGGAAGATTAATCCCAAGGACCTTAAGATGCAGCTTGCTAAAGAAATAGTCGCCCGGTATCACAGCCCTCGCGCCGCTGAAAAGGCTGCCCAGGAGTTTGAAAAGGTGTTTGCCAAAGGCGGTGTGCCCGATGATATGCCAGAGGTCAAGACAGAAGCAAAAGAACTTTATCTTCCGCGCTTTCTCAAAGAGCAGGGCCTGGTAAAAAGCGCCTCAGAGGCACGCAGGCTGATTTCTCAGGGAGGCATTCACCTTAATGGTGAAAAAGTTTCTTCAGAGGAAATAAGCCTTGATGCGGGCAAAGAATACGTGCTGCGGGTTGGTAAAAAGAGATTTTTGAAAATAATAGCCCTTTAA
- a CDS encoding YeeE/YedE thiosulfate transporter family protein gives MSDFKEAISRSWKAFAQSNWSPMMGGILLAIFCVFLEAWYRPWGIVGGLRNWADWLFYGIGFYEDAPPHPLEFSSSVLNIGYIWGAMISAMLAREFGLRFPPKIEYVKAIVSGILMGLGSALAMGCNVGGYYVAIQNLAANGFLMAIGLTFGVIVGIKYLYWELEHFPSSGGFEISFRKISPYIGFLLFVGLIVATYAYFRSDLDNGEVLGGCLIITAGIGYVIHRSRFCMVNGFREPFMTGEASMGKAIMVSIIIGAIGVSILKYQEIRPEMMYVTPTFGLGALLGGFIFGAAMVVAGGCGSGALWRVAEGQIKLWVVAFFFALSNSLIRHYFAEYDVIENGYLGKAVFMPEYLGYGGTLFLITLICVVWYIIIDWNEDSNKMVIEM, from the coding sequence ATGTCTGACTTCAAAGAAGCAATCTCAAGGAGTTGGAAGGCTTTTGCTCAGTCAAACTGGTCTCCCATGATGGGTGGTATCTTGCTCGCTATTTTTTGTGTTTTCTTAGAAGCATGGTATCGCCCCTGGGGAATTGTCGGAGGTCTTAGAAACTGGGCAGATTGGCTCTTTTACGGCATAGGTTTTTATGAAGACGCTCCCCCTCATCCTTTGGAGTTCTCATCATCTGTATTGAATATCGGATATATATGGGGAGCGATGATATCTGCCATGCTTGCTCGTGAATTCGGATTACGTTTTCCCCCAAAAATCGAGTACGTAAAAGCAATTGTTAGCGGTATTCTCATGGGTCTTGGTTCTGCCTTGGCCATGGGTTGTAACGTTGGAGGATACTATGTAGCAATCCAAAATCTTGCAGCAAACGGCTTTTTAATGGCTATAGGGTTAACTTTTGGTGTTATCGTAGGAATTAAATATCTTTACTGGGAATTGGAACATTTCCCTTCAAGTGGCGGTTTTGAAATAAGTTTTCGAAAGATTAGCCCTTACATTGGCTTTCTATTGTTTGTGGGTCTTATTGTAGCTACTTATGCCTATTTCCGAAGCGATTTGGACAACGGCGAAGTCCTGGGTGGATGTCTAATAATTACCGCTGGCATTGGTTACGTCATTCACCGCAGTCGTTTCTGTATGGTCAATGGTTTCCGTGAACCCTTTATGACAGGCGAAGCCTCCATGGGTAAAGCCATTATGGTAAGCATCATTATTGGAGCCATTGGTGTATCTATCCTCAAGTATCAAGAAATCCGGCCGGAAATGATGTACGTGACCCCGACCTTTGGTTTGGGTGCCCTTTTGGGAGGCTTTATCTTTGGCGCAGCCATGGTTGTAGCTGGTGGGTGCGGCTCTGGTGCTCTTTGGCGTGTTGCTGAAGGCCAAATCAAGCTCTGGGTAGTTGCTTTCTTCTTCGCTTTGTCAAACTCTCTTATACGTCACTATTTCGCAGAATATGACGTTATTGAAAACGGATACCTTGGTAAAGCCGTCTTTATGCCAGAGTACTTAGGCTATGGAGGAACATTGTTTCTAATTACTCTTATTTGTGTCGTTTGGTACATCATTATCGATTGGAATGAAGATTCCAATAAGATGGTCATAGAAATGTAA
- a CDS encoding DUF364 domain-containing protein: MMTVYERLLEKALSKGRGRIVADVRIGLGYTAVKLDNGNIGLAYTIIEGKKSCNVLEPEVTFAGKPADIVAKYFLSANNIEAAVGLATINAILNTERDDYLFEDPLTLANISPEDKVAMVGFFEPLAARLKGKVAEFWIFEREPARFTETLREADMFDYLPQASVAIVTAVTLINKTLEEILDYLGNAREVILLGGSTPLFPQVFHDYPITILSGLLTKNNEILRVVSEAKGMKAFKPFVKKVSLRIK; the protein is encoded by the coding sequence ATGATGACGGTTTACGAAAGACTCCTTGAAAAAGCGCTTTCCAAAGGCCGAGGCCGCATAGTAGCCGATGTACGCATCGGCCTCGGCTATACCGCAGTAAAACTTGACAACGGAAACATTGGTCTTGCCTATACGATTATCGAAGGCAAAAAAAGCTGTAACGTCCTTGAACCAGAAGTAACTTTTGCTGGCAAGCCTGCTGATATCGTGGCCAAATATTTTCTATCTGCCAACAACATTGAAGCTGCCGTAGGGCTGGCCACCATAAATGCCATCTTAAACACAGAACGAGACGACTATCTCTTTGAAGATCCTCTTACGCTTGCCAATATTTCTCCTGAAGACAAAGTAGCCATGGTTGGATTTTTTGAACCCCTTGCAGCCCGCTTAAAAGGCAAAGTAGCGGAATTCTGGATCTTTGAACGCGAACCTGCAAGATTTACCGAGACCCTTAGAGAAGCTGACATGTTTGACTATCTCCCTCAGGCAAGCGTAGCCATTGTCACGGCCGTAACCCTGATTAACAAAACCCTGGAAGAAATACTTGATTATCTTGGCAATGCCCGCGAAGTCATACTTCTTGGAGGAAGCACCCCTCTTTTTCCTCAAGTTTTTCACGACTATCCCATAACTATCCTCTCAGGGCTTTTGACAAAAAATAACGAAATACTAAGGGTTGTAAGCGAAGCTAAAGGAATGAAGGCCTTTAAACCATTTGTAAAAAAGGTTAGTCTTAGGATCAAATGA
- the hypE gene encoding hydrogenase expression/formation protein HypE: MGIDEIILLEHGSGGKATERLIKEVFLACFKKVPLLDSAVLSFESNNLAFTTDSFVVDPIFFPGGNIGSLAVHGTVNDLAMVGARPLYLSAAFILEEGLLLDELKKIAASMAEAAKKAGVEIVCGDTKVVPRGKGDKVYINTTGIGLIPQGVSLDPCHIKEGDKVIVSGPIADHGLAVLAARENLGLEGLKSDSQALNHVCAALLKEFKDAVRVMRDPTRGGLASVLHEFSQASQKGIFLYEEKIPIRPQVKAGCEILGLDPLYLASEGRFVLVCEASFSGEIVRFLRQFDECQGAAEIGEVVASPQGLYLQTTFGGKRPVPPLSGEPLPRIC, translated from the coding sequence ATGGGAATAGACGAAATCATTCTCCTTGAACATGGAAGCGGCGGTAAGGCCACCGAGCGCCTTATAAAGGAAGTTTTTTTAGCTTGTTTTAAAAAAGTTCCTCTGCTTGATAGTGCAGTCCTTTCGTTTGAAAGCAATAACCTTGCCTTCACCACAGACAGCTTTGTAGTTGATCCGATTTTTTTTCCTGGCGGAAACATTGGTTCCCTTGCGGTCCACGGCACGGTTAACGACCTGGCCATGGTGGGGGCGCGGCCCCTTTATCTTTCAGCGGCCTTTATTCTTGAAGAAGGCCTTTTGCTTGACGAACTTAAAAAAATAGCCGCCTCTATGGCAGAGGCAGCTAAAAAGGCAGGGGTAGAAATTGTTTGTGGAGACACCAAAGTAGTCCCCCGGGGCAAAGGAGATAAAGTTTATATAAACACCACAGGCATAGGGTTAATACCTCAGGGAGTCTCTCTTGATCCCTGCCATATAAAAGAAGGCGATAAGGTAATTGTTTCTGGGCCTATTGCAGATCATGGCCTTGCGGTCCTTGCCGCACGAGAAAATTTGGGCCTGGAAGGCTTAAAAAGTGATTCCCAGGCCTTAAATCACGTATGTGCTGCGCTTTTAAAAGAATTCAAAGATGCCGTGCGGGTAATGCGCGATCCCACCCGAGGTGGCCTGGCTTCAGTGCTTCACGAATTCTCTCAGGCTTCGCAAAAGGGGATCTTCCTTTATGAAGAAAAGATTCCCATAAGGCCACAGGTTAAGGCCGGGTGTGAAATCCTTGGCTTAGATCCCTTGTACCTGGCCTCTGAGGGGCGTTTTGTCCTGGTTTGTGAGGCTTCCTTCTCAGGAGAGATAGTCAGGTTCTTACGGCAGTTTGACGAATGCCAGGGTGCCGCTGAAATAGGCGAGGTGGTGGCTTCGCCGCAAGGCCTTTACCTACAAACAACTTTTGGGGGAAAACGCCCTGTTCCTCCACTTAGTGGTGAGCCCCTTCCACGTATTTGTTAG
- a CDS encoding sulfurtransferase TusA family protein translates to MSDVKVAPEGITPDVTLDCKGLSCPMPLLKTKKAVQKMKPGQILEVLGTDPGSKNDLPGWCERAGHEFLGVREEGGFFRFYIKVGG, encoded by the coding sequence ATGTCTGATGTCAAAGTAGCCCCAGAAGGAATTACCCCAGATGTAACTCTTGATTGTAAGGGTCTTTCTTGTCCTATGCCTTTGCTTAAAACCAAAAAGGCTGTTCAGAAGATGAAACCTGGCCAGATCTTAGAAGTATTGGGGACTGACCCTGGTTCTAAGAACGACTTGCCTGGCTGGTGTGAAAGGGCTGGCCACGAGTTTCTTGGGGTCCGCGAAGAAGGAGGGTTCTTCCGCTTTTATATCAAAGTAGGCGGATAA
- a CDS encoding M16 family metallopeptidase: MRYIWMLLLGLSFLIFSTGVRAMEIAPGLYKTVLGNGLTVIVEENHRAPVVAVQVWVKAGSAYEKDSEAGITHLIEHMIFKGTEKRKPGEIASTIESFGGSINAFTSYDYTCYYVTGPREILETALDVLSDAIFHSIFDPQELEREKQVVLEEMRMRNDRPALALAEAVMQKAYLKYPYRRPIIGYPETVKAITRKDILDYMARRYRPVHMAVVVVGDVNAEQALAKIASYFGNEPKLPPQVVNFPQEPPKKEPALVTLDRDVKEGYFHLALPGPSILKPEAPVMDVIAVLLGQGESSRLYQQLRREKGIVHTIYAYTFTPKGPGLFEVAGTAPPENLREAIKESLVEIFRLKYDPVLPEELEKAKTMVAADFVYSRETMQGEARKLGAFEILTGDPLKAKKYLEAIKKVTAAQIKEVAEKYFTPQAVVAGLLAQNVSQLISPEDLQVLVEEAEMEASGISPGMEHWVSPTVKKKLANGLTVLITPQKDVPAFSMALVFPGGLRFETEKTNGLFRALASLWTKGTLEKSADMLATLVESMGGEIAGFSGRNTFGLKGSFLSENLEKALSLFAEVAEKPAFSESELEKLKPELLAALARQEDDPLQLAIREFYRLLFAPHPYGLNILGSRDVIENLHAEAIKKAYEDYVAPSRGVLSIVGDVDPEKIMPLLEKYFGTWQKEAKPLPEDKEPEPLLEPKLSTINIDREQVHLILGFRGPSMFSEDRYAMEVLNAVLAGQGGRLFKTLRDEEALAYSVTSFLTLGINTGGIGFYIATEPAKKKLALSGLWREIAKVNQEGVTDEEIKRAKRWLVGRYITGLQTNMSQAMDQAVNEVLGLGYNYGLRYIQKIQNVEWEDISEVAKKYLENKPYVLVTVGPLED; encoded by the coding sequence ATGCGGTATATATGGATGCTACTTTTGGGCCTCTCTTTTTTAATTTTTTCAACTGGGGTTCGCGCTATGGAAATAGCTCCGGGTCTTTACAAAACGGTTCTAGGCAATGGTCTAACCGTTATAGTCGAGGAGAACCACCGTGCTCCGGTAGTGGCTGTTCAAGTGTGGGTAAAGGCTGGAAGTGCCTACGAGAAAGACAGCGAAGCTGGTATTACGCACCTTATTGAACACATGATTTTCAAAGGTACCGAGAAGCGTAAGCCCGGAGAAATTGCCTCCACCATCGAAAGTTTTGGCGGAAGCATTAACGCTTTCACCTCTTACGATTATACCTGTTATTATGTGACAGGCCCGCGGGAGATATTAGAAACCGCCCTTGATGTCCTTTCAGATGCCATTTTTCATTCGATTTTTGATCCGCAGGAGCTAGAACGTGAAAAGCAGGTGGTCCTTGAAGAAATGCGCATGAGAAATGACCGGCCGGCTCTTGCTCTTGCAGAAGCTGTCATGCAAAAGGCCTATCTCAAATATCCCTATCGCCGTCCAATTATTGGCTATCCTGAGACGGTAAAAGCCATCACCCGTAAAGATATTCTCGATTATATGGCCCGCAGATATCGTCCAGTGCATATGGCGGTGGTTGTGGTAGGTGATGTGAACGCTGAGCAAGCCCTTGCCAAGATTGCCTCTTACTTTGGTAACGAGCCAAAGCTTCCTCCTCAAGTTGTAAATTTTCCGCAAGAACCTCCTAAGAAAGAACCAGCCTTGGTGACTTTAGATAGAGACGTAAAAGAAGGTTATTTTCATCTGGCCCTGCCCGGACCGAGTATCCTTAAACCAGAAGCCCCGGTAATGGATGTCATTGCCGTGCTTTTAGGTCAAGGAGAGTCTTCGCGTCTTTATCAACAACTTCGCCGTGAAAAGGGAATAGTCCACACTATTTACGCTTACACTTTTACCCCCAAGGGCCCAGGGCTTTTTGAGGTAGCTGGCACCGCTCCACCAGAGAACTTGCGGGAAGCTATCAAAGAATCCCTGGTTGAGATTTTTCGTCTGAAATATGACCCGGTGCTCCCTGAAGAACTTGAAAAAGCCAAGACCATGGTTGCTGCTGATTTCGTCTATAGTCGTGAAACCATGCAGGGAGAGGCGCGCAAACTAGGCGCTTTTGAAATTCTTACAGGGGATCCACTTAAAGCCAAAAAGTACCTTGAGGCTATTAAAAAAGTAACCGCCGCCCAGATAAAAGAAGTTGCCGAAAAGTATTTTACGCCTCAAGCAGTAGTAGCGGGGCTTTTGGCTCAAAATGTCTCTCAACTTATTTCTCCAGAAGATTTACAGGTCCTTGTTGAAGAAGCGGAAATGGAGGCCTCAGGGATTTCACCTGGGATGGAACATTGGGTTTCCCCAACGGTCAAAAAGAAGCTTGCCAACGGCTTAACTGTTCTTATTACCCCCCAAAAAGACGTTCCTGCTTTTTCTATGGCCCTTGTTTTTCCTGGAGGCTTACGTTTTGAAACCGAAAAGACAAACGGCCTGTTCCGCGCGCTTGCCTCTTTGTGGACTAAAGGCACTCTTGAAAAATCAGCGGATATGCTGGCTACTTTGGTGGAATCCATGGGGGGAGAAATTGCTGGATTTTCTGGAAGAAATACCTTTGGCCTAAAGGGAAGCTTCCTTTCTGAAAATTTAGAAAAAGCACTAAGTCTTTTTGCGGAAGTTGCTGAAAAGCCTGCCTTTTCTGAGTCCGAGCTCGAAAAATTAAAGCCAGAGCTGTTGGCTGCCTTAGCCCGTCAGGAAGATGATCCCCTCCAGCTTGCTATCAGGGAATTTTATCGCTTACTTTTTGCTCCACATCCTTACGGCTTAAATATCCTAGGTTCTCGCGATGTTATCGAAAATCTCCATGCGGAAGCCATTAAAAAGGCCTATGAAGATTATGTTGCACCATCTCGCGGCGTTCTTTCCATCGTAGGAGATGTTGATCCTGAAAAAATTATGCCGCTTCTAGAAAAATATTTTGGTACCTGGCAAAAGGAAGCTAAGCCCCTTCCTGAAGATAAAGAGCCTGAGCCACTTCTTGAACCCAAGCTTTCAACCATCAATATCGACAGAGAGCAAGTCCATTTGATTTTGGGTTTTAGAGGGCCAAGTATGTTTTCCGAGGACCGGTATGCCATGGAAGTACTTAATGCTGTGCTTGCCGGGCAGGGAGGCAGGTTGTTTAAAACTCTGCGCGATGAGGAAGCCCTGGCATACTCTGTAACCTCATTTCTTACTTTGGGTATCAACACCGGTGGTATAGGATTTTACATTGCCACAGAACCTGCGAAGAAAAAGTTAGCCCTTTCTGGGCTTTGGCGCGAAATTGCCAAGGTTAACCAAGAAGGTGTTACCGACGAAGAGATCAAACGGGCCAAACGTTGGTTGGTGGGCCGCTATATTACCGGCCTTCAAACTAACATGTCGCAAGCTATGGATCAGGCCGTAAACGAAGTTTTAGGGCTTGGTTATAATTATGGCTTGCGTTATATCCAGAAAATCCAAAATGTTGAATGGGAAGATATTTCAGAAGTTGCTAAAAAATATCTTGAAAACAAACCTTATGTTTTGGTTACCGTGGGGCCTTTAGAAGATTAA
- a CDS encoding Mrp/NBP35 family ATP-binding protein, with the protein MPTREEIMEALKKVKDPELGRSLPDLGMIRDVKIDGDKVIVTVALTIAGCPMKKRISDDVKKAVSEVPGVKEVEVELTTMTPEEREKIFGKKKPIDEKKALKDVRHIIAVASGKGGVGKTTVAVNLAVALAKKGYKVGILDADIYGPNVPLLMGLEGERPFTRDNLLIPPERYGIKVMSFGFLAPEGQAIIWRGPLVHRALSELAEVVDWGVLDFLVVDLPPGTGDAPLTVAQVFPLRGVVIVTTPQKVAISDVVRSVDMFNELGTRIFGIVENMSYLKTIGPDGKEQIIPVFGEGGGEKLARDLRVPFLGKIPLDPDIAKSGEVGKPAALDPESEIGKAFADIAEKIVKASLEFEKMGSCGLKKA; encoded by the coding sequence ATGCCAACACGTGAAGAAATAATGGAAGCCCTTAAAAAGGTCAAAGATCCGGAGCTTGGACGGAGCCTTCCTGACCTCGGCATGATTCGCGACGTAAAGATCGACGGAGACAAAGTCATCGTCACCGTAGCCCTTACCATTGCAGGCTGCCCAATGAAAAAGCGCATTTCCGACGATGTTAAAAAGGCTGTCTCTGAAGTGCCCGGAGTAAAAGAAGTTGAAGTTGAGTTAACCACCATGACTCCTGAAGAAAGGGAAAAAATATTTGGCAAAAAGAAACCAATCGACGAAAAAAAGGCCTTAAAAGACGTTCGTCACATTATTGCCGTGGCTAGTGGCAAGGGGGGCGTAGGGAAAACCACCGTAGCGGTAAATCTTGCGGTAGCCCTTGCCAAAAAGGGATATAAAGTTGGCATCCTTGATGCTGATATTTACGGGCCCAATGTCCCGCTGCTCATGGGTCTTGAAGGCGAAAGGCCCTTTACCAGAGACAATCTTCTTATTCCACCTGAACGTTACGGCATTAAAGTGATGTCTTTTGGTTTTTTGGCCCCTGAAGGCCAGGCTATTATCTGGCGTGGGCCGTTAGTACACCGTGCGCTTTCAGAACTTGCCGAAGTAGTGGATTGGGGTGTGCTTGACTTCCTAGTGGTTGACCTTCCCCCTGGCACAGGGGATGCCCCTTTAACCGTGGCTCAGGTCTTTCCTTTGCGCGGAGTTGTTATCGTGACCACCCCTCAAAAAGTAGCGATCTCTGACGTGGTGCGCTCGGTAGATATGTTTAACGAGCTTGGCACCCGCATCTTCGGGATCGTGGAAAATATGTCTTACCTAAAAACCATCGGCCCTGATGGCAAAGAACAAATAATCCCGGTTTTTGGCGAAGGTGGCGGTGAAAAACTTGCCCGGGATCTTCGCGTTCCGTTTCTTGGTAAAATCCCTCTTGACCCAGATATTGCCAAAAGTGGTGAGGTTGGAAAACCCGCAGCCCTTGACCCTGAAAGCGAGATAGGAAAAGCTTTTGCTGATATTGCCGAAAAAATCGTAAAGGCATCTCTTGAGTTTGAAAAAATGGGAAGCTGTGGACTTAAAAAGGCATGA
- a CDS encoding chemotaxis protein CheX → MSKSLIVDALEASVTEVISTFTGQKPEIGKSFIRKEIESLGEVSAILGLTGKGFTGTFVVTFEKECLFDIVAALFGTRPETINDETRDAAGEMANMICGAFRRRFEKQGISLQSSTPAIVSGENHTLDILCKSQRLVIPFSVNGSKLFVEFCLDKK, encoded by the coding sequence ATGAGTAAGTCGCTCATTGTTGATGCGCTCGAAGCTTCGGTGACAGAAGTTATTTCCACTTTCACCGGCCAAAAACCAGAAATTGGGAAAAGTTTTATCAGAAAAGAAATTGAATCGCTAGGGGAAGTTTCTGCAATTCTTGGGCTAACCGGCAAGGGCTTTACTGGTACTTTTGTGGTCACTTTTGAAAAAGAATGCCTTTTTGATATTGTAGCTGCGCTTTTTGGCACACGCCCTGAAACCATAAACGACGAAACCAGAGACGCCGCCGGAGAGATGGCCAATATGATATGCGGTGCCTTTAGGCGGCGCTTTGAAAAACAAGGTATCAGCCTTCAAAGCTCAACCCCTGCCATTGTGAGCGGGGAAAATCACACCCTGGATATCCTTTGTAAGTCACAAAGGCTTGTCATTCCCTTTTCCGTTAACGGGTCAAAATTATTCGTTGAGTTTTGTCTGGATAAAAAATAG
- the amrS gene encoding AmmeMemoRadiSam system radical SAM enzyme → MREALLYEKLPDKNVKCKLCNHFCQIPPGKFGLCHVRFNENGILYSLVYGKIIAKHVDPIEKKPLFHFLPGSRSFSIGTVGCNFQCDFCQNYEISQFPRIEGRVIGEDATAQGVVEAALATACQTISYTYNEPTVFFEFAYDCAKLATKAGLRNVFVSNGYMTKEALDMIYPDLHAANIDLKSFRDEFYRKHCKARLKPVLETLKHLKNQGVWLEVTTLIIPGENDDPGELTEIATFIKEELGPETPWHVTRFYPRYQLLTRPATPVELLKRAYEIGKKVGLKYVYTGNVPGEEGESTFCWQCGEILIERYGFMVHSFRLTEHGTCPKCGAKIDGVWE, encoded by the coding sequence ATGCGCGAGGCTTTACTTTATGAGAAACTCCCTGATAAGAACGTAAAGTGTAAGCTTTGTAATCATTTTTGCCAGATTCCACCGGGTAAGTTTGGTCTCTGCCACGTGCGCTTCAACGAAAATGGCATTCTTTATTCTTTGGTTTACGGCAAAATTATCGCCAAACACGTCGATCCTATAGAGAAAAAACCCCTTTTTCATTTTTTGCCCGGCTCAAGAAGCTTTTCTATCGGCACCGTAGGGTGTAATTTTCAATGTGATTTTTGTCAAAACTATGAAATCTCCCAGTTTCCCAGGATTGAAGGCAGGGTTATAGGAGAAGACGCTACTGCCCAAGGCGTGGTTGAAGCTGCTCTTGCCACTGCCTGCCAGACAATTTCTTACACCTATAACGAACCAACTGTTTTTTTTGAATTTGCCTATGATTGTGCCAAGCTGGCTACTAAGGCTGGGTTAAGGAACGTCTTTGTTTCAAATGGTTACATGACCAAAGAGGCCCTTGATATGATTTATCCTGATTTGCATGCGGCAAACATTGATCTTAAGTCTTTTCGTGATGAGTTTTACCGCAAACACTGCAAGGCGAGGCTTAAGCCTGTGCTTGAAACCTTAAAACACCTGAAAAACCAAGGGGTCTGGCTTGAGGTAACCACCCTTATTATCCCTGGTGAAAATGACGATCCAGGGGAGCTTACGGAAATAGCGACTTTTATTAAGGAAGAGCTTGGTCCTGAGACTCCTTGGCACGTAACGCGTTTTTATCCGCGCTACCAACTTCTTACGCGCCCTGCTACCCCGGTGGAGCTCCTGAAACGCGCCTACGAGATTGGCAAAAAGGTAGGCTTGAAGTATGTCTACACAGGTAACGTGCCCGGCGAAGAAGGTGAAAGTACTTTTTGTTGGCAGTGCGGTGAAATTTTAATTGAACGTTACGGGTTTATGGTGCATAGTTTTCGCTTAACAGAGCACGGCACCTGTCCTAAGTGCGGGGCAAAGATAGACGGCGTATGGGAATAG
- the cobU gene encoding bifunctional adenosylcobinamide kinase/adenosylcobinamide-phosphate guanylyltransferase — translation MKILVLGGIKSGKSSFSLKLAEKYPQPKIFLATAEPFDTEMAAKIKKHRQERGKNWQTIETPLELATALKTIENPGVVVLDCLTVWLGNLFYHQKNLTCYVEDLLTALKTINFPLIIVSNEVGLGLMPAEHETRVFAENLGLLNQRVARLCDEVFLLVAGNPLKIK, via the coding sequence ATGAAAATTTTAGTATTAGGTGGTATTAAAAGCGGAAAAAGTAGCTTTTCCCTAAAACTTGCTGAAAAATATCCCCAGCCTAAAATATTTCTTGCCACTGCAGAGCCCTTTGACACGGAAATGGCTGCCAAAATAAAAAAACACCGCCAAGAGCGCGGGAAAAACTGGCAAACTATCGAAACCCCCTTAGAGCTTGCTACCGCTTTAAAAACTATCGAAAACCCCGGGGTGGTGGTGCTTGATTGTCTTACTGTCTGGCTGGGAAATCTTTTTTACCACCAAAAAAACCTTACTTGTTACGTCGAAGACTTGCTCACAGCACTAAAAACCATAAATTTCCCTTTAATCATTGTCTCCAACGAAGTGGGCCTGGGACTTATGCCTGCTGAACACGAAACAAGAGTTTTTGCCGAAAATCTTGGGCTTCTTAATCAACGTGTGGCCAGACTGTGTGATGAGGTTTTTTTGCTGGTGGCTGGCAATCCTCTCAAAATCAAATAA